A DNA window from uncultured Methanoregula sp. contains the following coding sequences:
- a CDS encoding DNA double-strand break repair nuclease NurA, translating into MALKKSYDESITLILERISHQMPYDLVEKFCEFSHLTKQDIHPIQSKSPGIVCAIDGSNAIIAESGSFALAAIRAVQTTFSKGERHSRAITPLTVISVGPEEENEDFKILMSDCFGIFPETNLKNNDAEKVSAILRDTLEYWIALQQTKQLPKGSLLLLDGALRVTDQNHDPILQEIIQTAQYRGVLLAAITKRTHATWGGGHPLLPTVGGMARKFGISGPWWVRINEHLLDSAVYKRGRQGDLYVASVHPSKNFPLKMELPKGTDEQTVEMIMNTIVACSDDGRIPGYPYPLLDAHRTVVIDKTVMEQIRQDLMKGFSSHGLNKEIFDLLFGDIHDDFKRY; encoded by the coding sequence ATGGCCCTGAAAAAATCCTATGATGAATCAATCACCCTTATTCTTGAACGAATCTCACATCAGATGCCCTATGATCTTGTTGAAAAGTTTTGTGAGTTCAGCCATCTCACCAAACAGGACATTCATCCCATCCAAAGTAAATCTCCCGGTATTGTCTGTGCAATTGACGGGAGTAATGCCATAATTGCGGAATCAGGAAGCTTTGCTCTCGCTGCAATTCGCGCAGTCCAGACTACATTTTCCAAAGGAGAGCGTCATTCACGGGCAATAACACCCCTCACCGTAATATCCGTTGGCCCGGAAGAAGAGAACGAAGATTTTAAAATTCTCATGAGTGATTGTTTTGGCATTTTTCCTGAAACAAATCTGAAAAACAATGATGCAGAAAAAGTGTCGGCAATTCTCCGTGACACTCTCGAATACTGGATTGCATTACAACAGACCAAGCAGCTCCCCAAAGGATCCCTTCTTCTCCTTGATGGGGCATTACGTGTAACGGATCAGAACCATGATCCCATATTGCAGGAAATTATCCAGACCGCACAGTACCGTGGCGTACTCCTTGCAGCAATCACGAAACGGACTCATGCGACATGGGGGGGAGGGCATCCCCTATTACCTACAGTTGGGGGCATGGCCCGTAAATTTGGTATTTCAGGGCCTTGGTGGGTTCGGATTAATGAGCATCTGCTTGATAGTGCGGTTTACAAACGGGGACGACAGGGAGATCTGTATGTGGCTTCCGTACATCCATCTAAGAATTTCCCCCTCAAAATGGAGTTGCCAAAAGGAACGGATGAACAAACGGTCGAAATGATTATGAACACAATAGTTGCATGTTCCGATGATGGGCGAATACCTGGATATCCGTATCCCCTACTGGATGCACACAGGACAGTTGTTATCGACAAAACCGTGATGGAACAAATTCGACAGGATCTCATGAAGGGTTTTTCATCGCACGGATTGAACAAAGAAATTTTTGACTTACTTTTTGGTGATATTCATGATGACTTTAAACGATATTGA
- a CDS encoding SMC family ATPase has translation MILDRLILKNFKRFRDEEICFRDGITGILGNNGTGKSSLVTAIFFALYGVQATGIAADYVVSSFASPKEKCEVRLEFRIGGDNYTVVRTFKKGKSANHDATFHRNGKLMATGVSQVETEIKRTLGMGPVDFKNTIYAGQKDLLTLLETTPGKRKEWFQKALGIDFLKTESDAILKEQLDGKTGELQRKEGELAAMTGRQSEEEFIKLQASVSSFHTVIAEHTKARELHRTKRAQLEAELKVLADKKTTYARLLQQQQTLQHELDTDTAQAKKLEASLALIADEEVEYHRIEKSAGSYAEVRLRLDALREKKAEHIRLTGELKHATEQIADFAARAEKQRTLIRGLDGDAEKRAGLIANIRVGLAAGPEIADDRLEVAVNFRLAEIHQRMGTLAAQQVRYKEEREKILADRKTIQAAGADGTCPLCRQKLGDHFGSLDAEFDAKLQELTGKAVADLERQEKLGEEKSVIEALKPALDQVRTLAEKCRQKPLYEEELAGLVAKHKKQTAEQQVIAEAIAKLGYNEADCLACEREATEVQKLQLRFTELGKKIGQGIMAKKQLADLTGKITDRNAELAKLGEEIYAAAFDPAEATKAEATVTATDAALRNVEVVIANATKDLRFTEEKIADYKKAAEQIAGLKQQATGLKDEIELLKLTRALIAEYVVYLMQVVRSRLEGEVSRIISEITGGRYEQVLLDEDFNLLVRDVDEDYAIDRFSGGEQDDIAVALRIALSRYLAELHQVHESTFLIFDEIFGSQDEERRSNLLTALRTQESRFPQILLISHIAEMQGEFANTLVIEMGTDGASRVKEVE, from the coding sequence ATGATCCTCGACCGGCTCATTCTCAAGAACTTCAAGCGGTTCCGTGATGAGGAGATCTGCTTCAGAGACGGCATTACCGGTATCCTTGGGAACAACGGAACGGGCAAGTCGAGTCTTGTTACGGCAATCTTCTTTGCCCTCTATGGGGTCCAGGCAACCGGGATTGCGGCGGACTACGTTGTCTCAAGTTTCGCCTCCCCCAAGGAGAAGTGCGAAGTCCGGCTGGAATTCCGGATCGGTGGCGATAATTATACCGTCGTCCGAACGTTCAAGAAAGGAAAGTCCGCGAATCATGATGCCACCTTCCACCGGAACGGGAAACTGATGGCAACCGGTGTGAGCCAGGTCGAGACCGAGATCAAGCGGACGCTTGGTATGGGACCGGTGGATTTCAAGAACACCATCTACGCCGGCCAGAAAGATCTTCTCACGCTGCTCGAAACCACACCTGGGAAGCGCAAGGAATGGTTCCAGAAAGCCCTGGGGATCGATTTCTTAAAAACCGAGAGCGATGCGATCCTCAAAGAGCAGCTCGATGGAAAGACTGGTGAACTCCAGCGCAAGGAAGGCGAACTCGCGGCCATGACCGGCCGGCAGAGCGAAGAGGAGTTTATCAAGCTGCAAGCATCGGTCAGCTCGTTCCACACAGTGATCGCAGAACACACGAAAGCAAGGGAGCTTCACCGGACAAAGCGGGCACAGCTCGAGGCAGAACTCAAAGTACTCGCTGATAAGAAGACTACATATGCCCGGCTCCTCCAGCAGCAACAGACGCTCCAGCACGAACTGGATACCGATACCGCACAGGCAAAGAAACTCGAAGCCTCGCTTGCCCTGATCGCGGATGAGGAGGTTGAGTACCACCGGATAGAAAAGTCCGCCGGCTCGTATGCGGAAGTCCGTCTGCGACTGGACGCACTCAGGGAGAAGAAGGCCGAACATATCAGGCTCACAGGAGAACTCAAGCACGCTACTGAGCAGATCGCCGACTTTGCAGCCAGAGCCGAGAAACAGCGTACCCTCATCAGGGGACTGGATGGCGATGCGGAGAAGCGGGCCGGGCTCATCGCGAACATCCGAGTGGGTCTTGCAGCAGGACCGGAGATCGCAGACGACCGGCTCGAAGTCGCGGTTAATTTCCGGCTCGCGGAGATCCACCAGCGGATGGGCACCCTCGCCGCCCAGCAGGTTCGCTACAAGGAAGAGCGGGAGAAGATCCTCGCTGACAGGAAAACGATCCAGGCCGCAGGAGCGGATGGCACCTGCCCGCTCTGCCGACAGAAACTCGGGGATCACTTCGGGAGCCTCGATGCGGAGTTCGATGCAAAACTCCAGGAGCTCACAGGGAAGGCAGTCGCGGATCTCGAACGGCAGGAGAAACTCGGTGAAGAAAAGTCCGTCATCGAGGCCCTGAAGCCCGCCCTCGACCAGGTTCGGACGCTGGCGGAGAAATGCCGGCAGAAGCCCCTGTATGAAGAGGAACTGGCCGGGCTTGTCGCGAAACACAAAAAGCAAACCGCAGAGCAGCAGGTGATCGCAGAGGCCATCGCGAAGCTCGGGTACAACGAAGCGGACTGCCTTGCCTGCGAACGGGAAGCCACAGAAGTCCAGAAGCTGCAACTCCGTTTCACCGAGCTCGGCAAGAAGATCGGGCAGGGCATCATGGCAAAGAAGCAACTCGCCGATCTCACTGGAAAGATTACCGATAGGAACGCGGAACTGGCAAAACTCGGCGAAGAGATTTACGCAGCTGCATTCGATCCTGCTGAAGCCACAAAAGCAGAGGCTACTGTCACGGCAACCGATGCAGCCCTTCGGAACGTGGAGGTCGTCATTGCGAATGCAACCAAAGACCTCCGCTTCACAGAAGAGAAGATCGCGGACTACAAAAAAGCCGCAGAGCAGATTGCCGGCTTAAAGCAGCAGGCAACCGGCCTCAAAGATGAGATCGAACTCCTCAAGCTAACCCGGGCCCTTATTGCGGAGTACGTGGTGTACCTGATGCAGGTCGTGCGGAGCAGGCTTGAAGGCGAGGTGAGCCGGATCATCTCCGAGATCACGGGTGGGCGGTATGAGCAGGTGCTCTTGGACGAGGATTTCAACCTGCTTGTCCGTGACGTGGACGAGGACTATGCGATTGACCGCTTCAGTGGCGGGGAGCAGGATGACATCGCAGTTGCTCTGAGAATAGCCCTCTCCCGCTACCTTGCGGAACTCCACCAGGTGCACGAGAGCACGTTCCTCATCTTTGACGAGATCTTCGGAAGCCAGGATGAGGAGCGGCGGAGCAATCTCTTAACCGCCTTGCGGACCCAGGAATCCCGCTTCCCCCAGATCCTCCTCATCTCGCACATCGCCGAGATGCAGGGAGAGTTTGCAAACACGCTCGTCATTGAGATGGGAACCGACGGCGCAAGCCGGGTGAAGGAGGTGGAGTGA
- a CDS encoding metallophosphoesterase, with the protein MKLIHIADTHLGLAAFNRLDPESGMNLREKQVYDNFLRAIDEIISQKPDVLVHAGDLFDTVKPKTKAYTTVLEALERLGTADIPLVIIAGNHSMVKTRYTTSPFEVITYHKSRITAAYKFRYEKVEIGDTIFHLIPNMLHVEDYRSAFDTVELSSSHNNVLVTHGLATAIKDKRLATVAEHELDGTILSEKFDYIALGHYHRQCQITDNAWYSGSTEYLTYGEIRDEKGGLIFDTRTHEVRHLDLPKTPMADCGTIKCQGVHPGDITEEIVRRITQKNLPKYAMAQVTLDGLSREHGKGIDMRDLAGVREQLLDLKIRVKSEEEDSPVPLQQDIRMIDYLQEFGEFIGQKQLSAKQKEFVATRGREILQSVMDEHRGTAE; encoded by the coding sequence ATGAAACTCATCCACATCGCCGACACCCACCTGGGCCTCGCGGCGTTCAACCGCCTCGATCCGGAAAGCGGCATGAACCTCCGGGAAAAACAGGTGTACGACAACTTCCTCCGAGCGATAGATGAGATCATCAGCCAGAAACCCGATGTGCTCGTCCATGCCGGCGATCTCTTCGATACGGTCAAGCCGAAGACCAAGGCCTACACAACCGTGCTCGAAGCACTGGAGCGCCTGGGTACGGCAGACATCCCGCTCGTCATCATCGCCGGCAACCACAGCATGGTCAAGACCCGGTACACAACCTCGCCGTTCGAAGTCATCACGTACCACAAATCAAGGATCACGGCGGCCTACAAATTCCGGTACGAGAAAGTGGAGATCGGCGACACGATCTTCCATCTCATCCCCAACATGCTCCATGTGGAAGATTACCGCTCGGCTTTCGACACGGTGGAACTCTCTTCCTCGCACAACAACGTTCTCGTGACCCACGGGCTCGCGACTGCAATCAAGGACAAGCGGCTCGCAACCGTTGCCGAGCACGAACTGGACGGCACGATCCTTTCCGAGAAATTCGATTACATTGCGCTCGGCCACTACCACCGCCAGTGCCAGATCACGGACAATGCCTGGTACTCGGGCTCAACCGAGTACCTCACGTACGGGGAGATTCGGGACGAGAAGGGCGGGCTCATATTCGATACGAGAACACACGAAGTCCGGCACCTCGACCTCCCAAAAACCCCCATGGCAGATTGCGGGACGATCAAATGCCAGGGCGTCCACCCCGGGGATATCACTGAGGAGATTGTTCGCCGTATCACGCAGAAGAATCTCCCAAAGTACGCGATGGCTCAGGTGACACTTGACGGTCTCTCGCGGGAGCATGGCAAGGGCATCGACATGCGTGACCTTGCAGGTGTTCGCGAACAGCTCCTTGACCTGAAAATCCGGGTGAAGTCGGAGGAAGAAGATTCACCCGTCCCACTCCAGCAGGACATTCGGATGATCGATTACCTGCAGGAATTCGGGGAGTTCATCGGCCAGAAGCAGCTCTCGGCAAAGCAGAAGGAATTTGTTGCAACGCGGGGACGCGAGATCCTCCAGTCTGTGATGGACGAGCACCGGGGGACAGCAGAATGA
- a CDS encoding AAA family ATPase, translating into MYLSELKLWNFRKYGIKGDSFENSDPGISIPFHDGMNVLIGENDSGKTAIIDAIRYTLGTQSGEWVRFEESDFHVAEGSRTNELRIECIFRDFSEIEAAGFLEWLGIEHDQKYVLVVRLIARNNGNRIITDVRAGQDSVGIPLDGDARALLRTTYLKPLRDADAELIPGRRSRFAQILKSHPLFKNGSTGDHELENIFKTANLAIEEYFKFKDDGTGASKLIGELNNYVKAFFPQNESHLPSVTISGGDLFDILQRLSLSLDANPSGLGSANLLFMATELLLLQSDENHGLKLALIEELEAHLHPQAQLRLIRYLEEKSKNGQYILTTHSTTMGSSIPLENLIICKNDKAFPMSYEYTNLSQKNYDFLYRFLDATKANLFFAKGVLLVEGDAENLLIPTIAKIIDRPLYQYGVSIVNIGSTAFTHFVEIFHRRDNDQMGIKVSLITDMDVRPIDYPAKPGETRNPTTIEAGITEKKRKISEFETGEIKAFVSPNWTLEYEIALSSFCSDFYQSILLAEKITTSKTGEPLETKVKEVNAKVEQDFKTWQGSFKNDPRMDQKIAYDIYKVNMLDKDISKAVTAQVFAQLLERMSNDEANKRTLKEKFHASPTLKYLLDAIYHATEPRRE; encoded by the coding sequence GTGTATCTTTCTGAATTGAAACTTTGGAATTTTAGAAAATATGGGATTAAAGGAGATTCGTTTGAGAATTCAGACCCAGGCATTTCTATTCCTTTTCACGATGGCATGAATGTGTTGATCGGTGAAAATGATTCAGGTAAAACTGCAATTATAGATGCAATCCGGTACACATTAGGAACGCAAAGCGGTGAGTGGGTTCGCTTTGAGGAATCGGATTTTCATGTGGCGGAGGGGTCAAGAACAAATGAACTTCGAATTGAATGTATTTTCCGTGATTTTTCTGAGATCGAAGCAGCTGGATTTCTCGAATGGCTCGGGATTGAACATGATCAAAAATATGTATTAGTTGTTCGTTTAATTGCCCGAAATAATGGGAATAGAATTATTACTGATGTTAGAGCGGGTCAGGATTCTGTCGGAATTCCGTTGGATGGTGATGCGAGAGCTCTATTACGAACTACTTATCTGAAACCCTTGCGAGACGCCGACGCAGAATTAATTCCCGGACGGCGCTCACGATTTGCTCAAATTCTCAAATCCCATCCGCTTTTCAAGAATGGATCAACGGGCGATCACGAACTAGAAAATATTTTTAAGACCGCTAATTTAGCGATCGAAGAGTACTTTAAATTTAAAGATGATGGCACGGGTGCGAGTAAATTAATAGGTGAATTAAATAACTATGTGAAGGCATTTTTCCCGCAAAACGAGTCGCATTTACCCTCGGTTACAATTTCTGGAGGAGACTTATTCGATATTCTTCAACGCCTTTCCCTCTCACTTGACGCAAATCCTTCCGGACTCGGATCTGCCAATCTCTTGTTCATGGCTACGGAATTGTTATTATTGCAATCTGATGAAAATCACGGATTAAAACTTGCTCTAATCGAAGAGTTAGAAGCCCATTTGCATCCACAAGCTCAGCTTCGTCTGATTAGGTATCTTGAAGAAAAATCTAAAAATGGTCAGTACATTCTTACAACACACAGTACGACAATGGGATCGAGCATTCCTCTTGAAAATTTAATAATTTGTAAAAATGATAAAGCATTTCCAATGAGTTATGAATACACAAATCTCTCACAAAAAAACTATGATTTTTTATACCGTTTTTTAGATGCAACAAAAGCAAACCTTTTTTTCGCCAAAGGGGTTTTGCTTGTCGAGGGTGATGCAGAGAATCTTCTAATTCCTACAATTGCAAAAATTATTGATCGTCCTTTGTATCAGTATGGTGTCTCGATTGTTAATATTGGAAGCACCGCCTTCACTCATTTTGTTGAAATCTTTCATCGTCGCGATAATGATCAAATGGGGATCAAAGTCTCACTGATAACGGATATGGATGTCAGACCCATTGATTATCCTGCAAAACCTGGAGAGACCAGAAATCCGACAACAATCGAAGCCGGAATAACAGAAAAAAAGAGAAAAATTTCTGAATTTGAAACTGGTGAAATCAAGGCATTTGTTTCACCTAATTGGACATTGGAATATGAAATTGCCCTATCATCATTTTGTAGTGATTTTTATCAATCGATATTATTAGCAGAAAAAATTACTACATCGAAAACCGGCGAGCCTCTTGAAACAAAAGTTAAGGAAGTTAACGCGAAAGTCGAGCAAGATTTTAAGACCTGGCAGGGGTCCTTTAAAAATGATCCTCGGATGGATCAGAAGATCGCTTATGATATCTATAAAGTGAATATGCTTGATAAAGATATTTCAAAGGCAGTAACTGCTCAAGTTTTTGCACAATTGCTAGAACGCATGTCCAATGATGAAGCCAATAAACGTACCTTAAAAGAAAAATTCCACGCTTCACCCACTCTAAAATATCTTCTCGATGCCATCTATCATGCAACGGAGCCGCGGAGAGAATAG
- a CDS encoding UvrD-helicase domain-containing protein, which produces MTVDITDDDILYAEQLLLKPGESFNGERRDFIRSMESRDVVACPGSGKTTALLAKILILAKKMPFADGRGICVLTHTNVAINEIKKKAGVAANSLFRYPNFFGTIHSFVGTYLAIPAYVETFGHRQIRIDDDLYGHRASYFFRREGLEYNGAIFNQVKRRIDNKPRKEQLEIKKDFFIDLVFNFEGDYVSYCRGDTNNTVVKGSKNPSKSYLPIHNAKYGLLNEGYLRYNDIFPLATGYVKRNPNLQKIFSNRFSFVFFDEMQDTDNNQSKVIDSIFLPNQKMIVQKIGDPNQAIFKNSNLDGNWSPQKPLFFSDSIRYGEKISHILNAIRVHTDISLKGSDSIKSSPAQIITFKTGEEKFVIEAFAKLIQNFNLPQGKYCAVGWIQQNNVEEGKLCIPAYFPKYCKALKKPTTQFSNLISYSTYAIIIAKSENVKEFFEVILHGISHSLDAASIKTESNRMYTPKSAESFWKQKDVTAFYEFRSKISMLYIQSRNSTLTPIFLRDFIAMAISPIWHIQNPEKIEFLSSNSIDAITKIDVKEPVNQVELGTGSSISVGTVHSVKGETHIATLYLETYYQKYTDSERLMEFLKGNRPKGIKKHLNQNLKVAHVAFSRPKQLVVFACQVSSIIGHEEDLLKNGWEINSVSDLIKK; this is translated from the coding sequence ATGACCGTTGATATTACGGATGATGACATTTTATATGCGGAACAATTGTTGCTTAAACCAGGTGAGTCCTTTAATGGAGAGCGCAGAGATTTCATCAGAAGCATGGAATCCCGTGATGTAGTTGCATGTCCAGGTAGCGGAAAAACAACCGCTTTACTTGCTAAAATCTTAATATTGGCAAAAAAAATGCCATTTGCAGATGGTCGCGGGATTTGTGTTTTAACGCATACTAACGTAGCAATCAATGAAATCAAGAAAAAAGCAGGAGTTGCAGCAAATTCATTGTTTCGCTATCCCAATTTTTTTGGGACAATTCATTCCTTCGTAGGGACTTATCTTGCGATACCGGCGTATGTTGAGACATTTGGTCATCGCCAAATCAGAATTGATGATGATCTATATGGGCACAGAGCGAGTTATTTCTTCAGAAGAGAGGGTTTAGAATATAACGGTGCAATCTTTAACCAGGTGAAACGTCGGATTGATAATAAACCCAGAAAAGAGCAGTTAGAGATCAAGAAAGATTTTTTTATCGATCTTGTTTTTAATTTTGAAGGAGATTATGTATCTTACTGTCGAGGAGATACAAACAATACTGTTGTCAAGGGATCGAAAAATCCTAGCAAGAGTTATTTACCAATTCATAACGCGAAATATGGATTACTCAATGAAGGCTATCTTCGATATAATGATATATTTCCTTTAGCCACTGGTTATGTCAAAAGGAATCCTAACTTGCAGAAAATATTTTCAAATCGATTCAGTTTTGTTTTTTTTGATGAGATGCAGGATACGGATAATAATCAAAGTAAAGTAATTGATTCAATTTTTCTGCCAAATCAAAAAATGATTGTTCAGAAAATTGGAGATCCGAATCAAGCCATATTCAAGAATTCCAATTTAGATGGCAATTGGTCCCCTCAAAAGCCGCTTTTTTTTTCAGATTCGATCAGATATGGTGAGAAAATCTCTCATATATTAAATGCAATCAGAGTTCACACTGATATTTCACTGAAGGGTTCCGACTCGATAAAATCCAGCCCTGCCCAAATAATTACATTCAAGACCGGTGAAGAGAAATTTGTAATTGAAGCTTTCGCAAAATTAATTCAGAATTTTAACTTGCCTCAAGGAAAGTATTGTGCAGTAGGTTGGATACAACAAAATAATGTTGAGGAGGGAAAATTATGTATTCCCGCTTACTTTCCAAAATATTGTAAGGCTCTGAAAAAGCCAACAACTCAATTCTCAAATCTTATTTCATATTCTACATATGCCATTATAATTGCGAAATCAGAAAATGTAAAGGAATTTTTTGAGGTCATTTTACATGGGATATCTCATTCCCTTGACGCTGCGAGCATTAAAACAGAATCAAACCGGATGTATACTCCAAAATCAGCCGAAAGTTTTTGGAAACAAAAAGATGTAACTGCTTTTTATGAGTTCCGTTCTAAAATCTCAATGTTATACATTCAATCAAGAAACTCGACACTTACACCCATTTTCCTTAGAGATTTTATTGCTATGGCGATTTCTCCTATTTGGCATATACAAAATCCAGAAAAAATTGAATTTCTATCAAGCAATAGCATTGATGCAATAACTAAAATAGATGTGAAAGAGCCTGTTAATCAGGTTGAATTGGGAACCGGATCTTCAATAAGCGTTGGAACTGTGCACTCAGTTAAGGGTGAGACACACATTGCAACATTATATCTTGAAACCTATTATCAGAAATATACCGATTCAGAGCGCTTGATGGAGTTTTTAAAAGGAAATCGGCCAAAAGGAATTAAAAAACACCTAAATCAGAATTTGAAGGTTGCTCATGTAGCATTCAGTCGACCAAAACAATTGGTAGTGTTTGCTTGCCAGGTATCAAGCATTATAGGTCATGAAGAAGATTTACTGAAAAATGGGTGGGAAATTAATTCAGTATCTGATCTAATAAAAAAATAA
- a CDS encoding Holliday junction resolvase-like protein: MTFSDLLLPAIAFILGIVVAYLFFRQQISAIEGRARNDLERWKIECTNDIRKDSINRSRSTLKGRISEQMAPLLPEFPFSSADARFIGNPIDFVVFDGYTSVKDDKGDMINIVLVEVKKGKGRLTREETLIKRAVEEGRVSWQTIFLKDEGPGENSG; this comes from the coding sequence ATGACTTTTTCCGATCTCCTCCTCCCCGCTATCGCGTTTATCCTGGGCATTGTCGTCGCATATCTCTTCTTCCGTCAGCAGATCAGCGCAATCGAAGGGCGGGCACGAAACGATCTCGAACGCTGGAAAATCGAATGCACCAATGATATCCGGAAGGATTCGATCAACCGCTCCCGCTCAACGCTGAAGGGAAGGATCTCCGAACAGATGGCCCCGCTCCTGCCGGAGTTTCCGTTCTCTTCCGCTGATGCCCGGTTCATCGGCAACCCGATCGACTTTGTGGTCTTTGACGGGTATACTTCGGTAAAGGATGACAAAGGCGATATGATCAATATCGTTCTCGTGGAAGTGAAGAAAGGAAAAGGAAGACTTACGCGGGAAGAAACGCTGATCAAGCGGGCGGTCGAGGAAGGACGGGTTTCGTGGCAGACGATTTTCCTAAAAGATGAGGGACCGGGAGAGAATTCCGGATGA
- a CDS encoding HNH endonuclease, producing MPPAAVKTIRDQIFWQYAKLISKSAGLEGQRGFQMSRFIQLRDGKIVWSSTIREWVHEHEKADECIYCGAGGPLTTEHILPRSCGGPDIPDNAIRVCTSCNSGKGGKRLYEWKGLRAKDDIPRIAEGKYLKLLYDLHDKRGTLNIDKKELGCMMCPECNMKPRCIDEGTAGKLTVYCLEGLFHR from the coding sequence ATGCCCCCAGCCGCTGTCAAAACGATCCGGGACCAGATTTTCTGGCAGTACGCAAAACTCATTTCGAAATCCGCCGGACTCGAAGGCCAGCGGGGATTCCAGATGAGCCGGTTTATTCAGCTCCGTGACGGTAAAATAGTCTGGTCGTCAACAATCCGTGAATGGGTCCATGAACACGAAAAAGCGGATGAGTGTATCTATTGCGGGGCAGGAGGGCCGCTGACAACCGAACACATCCTGCCACGATCGTGTGGCGGGCCGGATATCCCGGACAACGCCATCCGGGTTTGCACATCATGCAATTCGGGTAAAGGGGGCAAGCGGCTGTACGAGTGGAAAGGGCTCAGGGCAAAAGATGATATCCCGAGAATTGCCGAAGGCAAATATCTGAAGCTGCTTTACGATCTTCATGACAAACGCGGGACACTGAATATCGATAAAAAAGAACTGGGCTGCATGATGTGTCCGGAATGTAACATGAAACCGCGATGTATCGATGAAGGTACGGCCGGGAAGCTGACGGTGTATTGTCTGGAAGGATTGTTTCACCGGTGA
- a CDS encoding PepSY domain-containing protein, with the protein MKKINLTKMIGIAIGLSLILVCSASAIVDNNKNSNAFLCPEKIGAGIVKENIQKFTGSPDEEITCNGMTELPFGKVYEVSTKTGRFSVNAKTGEVESAIIRNESWVRSIDQKDLENIKETVKAFVEKKFMTFVNKNMVLTEARIIDHGDAGKEYLFVWNEMVGEAYTLSAVQVSVLPDWDNSITYTGIDRPLLVDTKPKISQADAQKKALRTFDMGTEAKIQSKLAVIPAGDSQRLAWIVDTVEPDNENMSHGGTVIVDAVSGSVLLTNPIQ; encoded by the coding sequence ATGAAGAAAATTAACCTCACTAAAATGATCGGAATAGCGATTGGACTATCATTGATTCTGGTTTGTTCAGCTTCTGCAATTGTGGATAATAACAAGAATTCCAATGCATTTCTCTGTCCTGAAAAAATCGGGGCCGGAATAGTAAAAGAAAATATCCAGAAGTTCACGGGATCACCGGATGAAGAAATCACCTGCAATGGAATGACAGAATTACCCTTCGGAAAAGTATACGAAGTCTCAACGAAGACTGGTCGTTTCTCGGTAAATGCGAAAACCGGAGAGGTGGAATCTGCAATAATCCGGAATGAATCATGGGTCCGTTCCATTGATCAAAAGGATCTTGAAAACATAAAAGAAACGGTCAAAGCCTTTGTAGAAAAGAAATTTATGACCTTCGTCAACAAAAACATGGTACTTACGGAAGCAAGGATTATTGATCACGGCGATGCAGGAAAAGAATACCTGTTTGTCTGGAACGAAATGGTCGGTGAAGCATATACACTATCTGCAGTCCAAGTCTCTGTTCTCCCGGATTGGGATAATTCAATCACCTATACCGGCATTGATCGTCCGCTGCTTGTTGATACAAAGCCAAAAATATCACAGGCTGATGCACAGAAAAAAGCCCTGCGTACCTTTGATATGGGAACCGAAGCAAAAATCCAGTCAAAACTGGCAGTTATTCCCGCGGGTGACAGCCAGAGACTTGCCTGGATCGTAGATACCGTTGAACCGGACAATGAAAACATGAGCCACGGCGGAACGGTCATTGTTGACGCTGTTTCAGGCAGTGTGTTATTGACAAACCCCATCCAATAA